One Antarctobacter heliothermus DNA segment encodes these proteins:
- a CDS encoding MBL fold metallo-hydrolase: protein MLDPQPNFRPVPGIAVDLAPGLRRVLAPNPSPMTYRGTNSYLLGTRDIAVIDPGPDDPTHLEAILRAVLPGQKVTQILVTHAHLDHAPLARTLSHETGAPVLAFGPPEAGRSPIMQALAEGELMGGGEGVDSAFVPDHPLADGDVVQGSDWQVEALHTPGHMANHLSFAWGDVLFSGDLVMGWASSLVSPPDGDLTAFMASLTRLQGRRWSQFHAGHGAPIRDPAARLAELLAHRRAREAAILAALSDGPATARSLADRIYTDTLPALLPAAARNVLAHLIDLTENSHVAPEGILSADAVFFRL, encoded by the coding sequence ATGCTTGACCCGCAGCCTAACTTTCGCCCCGTACCCGGTATCGCCGTGGATCTGGCGCCGGGATTGCGCCGCGTGCTGGCGCCGAACCCGTCTCCGATGACCTATCGGGGCACAAACAGTTATCTGCTGGGAACGCGCGACATTGCAGTGATTGATCCCGGTCCCGACGATCCGACGCATCTGGAGGCGATCTTGCGTGCGGTTTTGCCCGGACAAAAGGTGACGCAGATTCTTGTGACTCATGCGCATCTGGATCACGCGCCACTTGCGCGCACCTTGTCACATGAAACCGGCGCGCCTGTTCTGGCGTTCGGTCCGCCAGAGGCCGGTCGCAGCCCAATCATGCAGGCCCTCGCCGAAGGCGAGCTGATGGGCGGTGGCGAGGGGGTCGACAGCGCGTTTGTCCCGGACCACCCGTTGGCGGACGGCGATGTGGTCCAGGGCAGCGACTGGCAGGTGGAGGCGCTGCACACCCCAGGACATATGGCCAATCATCTGAGCTTTGCCTGGGGGGATGTGCTGTTTTCCGGGGATCTGGTTATGGGCTGGGCCAGCTCTCTGGTGTCGCCCCCGGACGGGGACCTGACCGCCTTCATGGCCTCGCTGACCCGACTACAGGGCCGTCGGTGGTCGCAGTTTCACGCCGGGCACGGCGCGCCGATCCGGGATCCGGCGGCGAGACTCGCCGAACTTCTTGCCCATCGTCGTGCGCGTGAGGCGGCGATCCTCGCCGCCTTGTCCGATGGCCCCGCCACCGCCCGCAGTCTTGCGGACCGGATTTACACTGACACTCTGCCAGCCTTACTGCCCGCCGCTGCGCGCAACGTGTTGGCTCATCTTATTGATTTGACTGAGAACTCCCACGTAGCGCCAGAGGGTATTCTGTCTGCGGACGCGGTGTTTTTCAGACTCTGA
- a CDS encoding 3-hydroxybutyrate dehydrogenase, giving the protein MSLQGKTAVITGSNSGIGLGIAHEMARAGASVVINSFTDRDEDHDLAKSIAQEHGVDVRYIQADMSKGDEARALIEKAGACDILINNAGIQHVAPIDEFPIAKWDAIIAINLNSAFHTTAAALPMMRKAGWGRVVNIASAHGLTASPYKSAYIAAKHGIVGMTKAVALETAEEPITANAICPGYVLTPLVEAQIPDTMKEYGMDRETVIREVMLKRQPSKEFATVAQMGGTAVFLCSDAAAQITGTTISVDGGWTAL; this is encoded by the coding sequence ATGTCGCTTCAGGGAAAAACCGCCGTCATCACCGGATCGAATTCTGGCATCGGTCTGGGCATCGCGCATGAGATGGCTAGGGCGGGCGCTTCGGTGGTGATCAACTCGTTCACTGACCGGGACGAGGATCACGACCTTGCCAAAAGCATCGCGCAGGAACACGGCGTCGATGTGCGGTACATTCAAGCAGACATGTCCAAGGGCGATGAGGCCCGCGCGCTGATCGAAAAGGCCGGTGCTTGTGACATCCTGATCAACAACGCCGGCATTCAGCATGTCGCGCCAATTGACGAATTCCCTATCGCCAAATGGGATGCCATCATCGCCATCAACCTGAACTCAGCGTTTCACACAACCGCCGCCGCGCTGCCAATGATGCGCAAAGCGGGTTGGGGCCGGGTGGTCAACATCGCCTCGGCGCACGGGTTGACCGCATCGCCGTACAAGAGCGCCTATATCGCCGCTAAACACGGCATCGTCGGCATGACCAAAGCGGTGGCTCTGGAAACGGCGGAGGAACCGATCACCGCCAATGCGATCTGTCCGGGCTATGTGCTGACGCCGTTGGTCGAGGCGCAGATCCCCGACACCATGAAAGAGTACGGCATGGACCGCGAAACAGTGATCCGCGAAGTCATGCTGAAACGCCAACCGTCCAAAGAATTCGCCACGGTCGCGCAGATGGGGGGCACCGCGGTGTTCCTGTGTTCCGACGCAGCCGCCCAGATCACCGGCACCACGATCAGCGTGGATGGCGGCTGGACCGCTTTGTGA
- a CDS encoding PfkB family carbohydrate kinase — MTAHDPDILCIGSVLWDVIGRCPDPMVPGNDKPGRISRVPGGVALNIAMTLAGLGLRPALLSVVGRDAEGAELAQQCRQLGLDTTHLTFADDLPTDRYMAIEAPGGLVAAIADAHSLEAAGIRILAPLIDGPLGTVDRPYTGLIALDGNLTEGLLSDIAAHPAFAQADLRIAPASPGKATRLQAFLRAGRGTLYVNLEEACLLCAEPFTNAAQAAAALVAQGAVRAVVTHGGNTCCDTCAHQTVTRTPPAVTVTRITGAGDTFMAAHIAAERAGHDRPEALRRALDAAATYVSGDVSQ; from the coding sequence ATGACTGCACATGATCCGGATATTCTTTGCATCGGTTCCGTCCTCTGGGACGTGATCGGCCGTTGCCCGGACCCGATGGTGCCCGGCAATGACAAACCGGGGCGCATCTCCCGCGTGCCCGGCGGTGTGGCGCTGAACATCGCGATGACGCTGGCAGGACTGGGACTGCGGCCTGCGCTGCTGTCTGTGGTGGGCCGCGACGCCGAGGGCGCGGAACTGGCGCAGCAATGCCGCCAACTTGGACTGGACACCACGCATCTGACCTTTGCCGACGATCTGCCGACCGACCGCTATATGGCGATCGAGGCACCCGGCGGTCTGGTCGCCGCCATCGCCGACGCCCACTCGCTGGAGGCGGCCGGTATCCGCATCCTTGCGCCGCTGATCGACGGCCCGCTGGGCACGGTCGACCGGCCCTACACGGGGCTGATCGCGCTCGACGGCAACCTGACAGAGGGGCTGCTGTCGGATATCGCCGCCCATCCCGCCTTTGCGCAGGCCGATCTGCGGATCGCACCTGCCAGTCCGGGCAAGGCGACGCGGCTTCAGGCGTTTCTGCGCGCCGGGCGCGGCACGCTGTATGTCAACCTCGAAGAGGCCTGCCTGCTCTGCGCAGAGCCGTTCACCAACGCCGCACAGGCCGCCGCCGCCCTTGTGGCACAGGGGGCTGTGCGTGCGGTGGTCACCCACGGCGGCAACACCTGCTGTGACACCTGCGCCCACCAGACCGTGACACGCACACCGCCCGCCGTCACCGTGACTCGCATCACCGGGGCGGGCGATACCTTCATGGCGGCGCATATCGCCGCCGAACGCGCCGGGCATGACCGCCCGGAGGCCCTGCGCCGCGCGCTGGACGCCGCCGCCACCTATGTTTCCGGAGATGTTTCCCAATGA
- a CDS encoding LysR substrate-binding domain-containing protein — protein MHLPSLPALRALEALDRLGSATAVAQELNLTQSAVSRQLKTLEEQLGASLFLRGNRALRLTPQARVFAETVRESLHQLTQAAMALRMDPTGGALNLAILPSFGMRWLVPRLPDFTRRHPEVTVNMTTRLRPFSFALEPFDAALHFGTPDWPDTHHLRLMTETVQPLAAPALLPDGPVTLDALRRLPLLHIQTRPEAWAGWFVAQGLPPGPLPGASFDQFTAILQAALHGLGVALLPDYLSTQERAAGTLRPAHHAAPVSLGAYYLVWPADRGMPPALRDFRDWLALCADEDDLLPR, from the coding sequence ATGCATCTGCCGTCCCTGCCCGCCTTGCGCGCGCTAGAGGCACTGGACCGTCTGGGCAGTGCCACCGCCGTCGCGCAGGAGTTGAACCTGACGCAAAGCGCCGTGTCGCGGCAACTCAAAACCCTTGAGGAGCAACTGGGCGCATCGCTTTTCCTGCGTGGAAACAGGGCCTTGCGGCTGACACCTCAGGCGCGCGTTTTTGCCGAAACCGTGCGTGAGTCGCTGCACCAACTGACACAGGCGGCGATGGCGCTGCGCATGGACCCAACCGGCGGCGCGCTCAACCTTGCGATCCTGCCCAGCTTTGGCATGCGGTGGCTGGTGCCGCGCCTGCCGGATTTCACCCGCCGCCATCCGGAGGTGACCGTGAACATGACCACCCGGCTGCGCCCCTTTAGCTTTGCCTTGGAACCATTTGATGCGGCGCTACATTTCGGAACGCCGGACTGGCCCGACACGCATCACCTGCGGCTGATGACAGAGACCGTGCAACCGCTGGCCGCGCCCGCGCTGTTGCCCGACGGCCCGGTCACACTGGACGCGCTGCGCCGCCTGCCGCTGTTGCACATCCAGACCCGGCCAGAGGCTTGGGCCGGTTGGTTTGTCGCACAGGGTTTGCCCCCCGGACCGCTGCCCGGGGCCAGTTTTGACCAGTTCACCGCCATCCTGCAGGCGGCGCTGCACGGTTTGGGCGTGGCGCTGCTGCCCGACTACCTTAGCACGCAGGAACGCGCGGCGGGCACCTTGCGGCCCGCGCACCACGCCGCGCCGGTCAGCCTAGGGGCCTATTACCTTGTCTGGCCCGCCGACCGTGGCATGCCGCCCGCGTTGCGCGACTTTCGCGACTGGCTGGCCCTGTGCGCCGACGAAGACGACCTGTTGCCGCGATGA
- a CDS encoding extracellular solute-binding protein, with protein sequence MYKISFQNLTAKIVAVGAILSASSLWAEPQHGIAMYGAPQLPPDFVSLPYANPDAPTGGKIVTGELGSYDSLNPLILKGTAPWQLRSLAYESLMGRNWDEPFALYGLLAESIETGPNREWVEFTLRPEARFSDGAPVTVEDVMWSYEILGTKGHPRYRGLWGQIESMEQTGDRSVRFTFNVDNPELALIVGWRPILQKAQWDGLDFENSSLDLVPISSAPYVIGDYEAGRYVELTRNPDYWGKDLPFRNGTDNLDTIRLEFFADDTALFEAFKSGIINTIRETNAEKWKTQYDFPAVRNGDIVLSEVGHQRPTGITGFVMNMRQPEFADWRVREAMIHAFNFEYINDTLTGGAQPRITSYFGNSQLGMREGPAEGLVKDLLTPFADDLLPGALEGYTLPVSDGTARNRKNLAKAIDLMAEAGWTVQDGVMKNAEGEPFVFEILLQQGQGENVTMAEIFIRALERMGITAVVNMIDPAQYKERTTRFDFQMTAYRRGMSLSPGNEQFGYWGIDSADQEGSMNWMGVKSPAVDAMINALLGAETRDGFLAATRALDRVLTTGRYVIPVQDRYAVSRIAHAKELTYPDTLPIYGDWLGFQPDVWWWEDK encoded by the coding sequence ATGTACAAAATTTCTTTCCAAAATCTGACCGCAAAAATCGTCGCGGTCGGGGCGATTCTGTCCGCATCCAGCCTATGGGCTGAACCTCAGCATGGCATAGCTATGTATGGGGCGCCGCAGCTTCCACCGGATTTTGTGTCGCTCCCCTACGCAAATCCGGACGCGCCGACCGGCGGCAAGATCGTCACGGGTGAGTTGGGCAGCTACGACAGTCTCAATCCGCTGATCCTCAAAGGCACCGCGCCATGGCAATTGCGCTCTTTGGCATACGAAAGCCTGATGGGCCGGAATTGGGATGAACCCTTTGCGCTTTACGGTCTTCTTGCCGAATCGATAGAGACCGGCCCGAATCGGGAATGGGTCGAATTTACCCTGCGGCCCGAGGCGCGCTTTTCTGACGGTGCCCCGGTGACCGTCGAGGATGTGATGTGGTCGTATGAGATATTGGGCACCAAAGGGCACCCGCGCTATCGTGGACTTTGGGGCCAGATCGAAAGCATGGAGCAGACCGGCGACCGTTCTGTCCGCTTTACCTTTAACGTGGACAACCCGGAACTGGCGCTGATCGTCGGCTGGCGTCCTATTCTGCAGAAGGCCCAGTGGGACGGGCTGGATTTTGAGAACTCCAGCCTTGATCTGGTGCCGATCAGCTCTGCGCCCTATGTGATCGGCGATTATGAGGCTGGACGTTATGTGGAACTGACCCGCAATCCTGACTATTGGGGCAAGGATCTGCCGTTCCGCAATGGCACTGACAATCTGGATACCATCCGGCTGGAATTTTTTGCCGATGACACCGCCCTGTTCGAGGCGTTCAAATCCGGGATCATCAACACCATCCGCGAGACCAACGCCGAAAAGTGGAAGACGCAGTACGATTTCCCAGCCGTGCGCAACGGGGACATTGTGCTGTCCGAAGTTGGCCACCAGCGCCCCACGGGCATCACCGGCTTTGTGATGAACATGCGGCAGCCTGAATTCGCGGACTGGCGTGTGCGTGAGGCGATGATCCACGCCTTCAACTTTGAATACATCAACGATACGCTGACCGGCGGCGCGCAGCCGCGCATCACCTCGTATTTCGGCAACTCTCAGCTTGGGATGCGCGAAGGCCCGGCCGAGGGGTTGGTCAAAGACCTACTGACTCCCTTCGCCGATGACCTGCTGCCCGGCGCGCTGGAGGGGTATACCCTGCCCGTCTCGGACGGCACCGCGCGCAACCGCAAGAACCTGGCCAAGGCGATCGACCTGATGGCCGAGGCGGGTTGGACCGTGCAGGACGGCGTTATGAAAAACGCCGAAGGGGAGCCGTTTGTCTTTGAAATCCTGCTGCAACAGGGTCAGGGCGAGAACGTCACGATGGCGGAGATCTTTATCCGCGCGTTGGAACGCATGGGCATCACCGCCGTGGTGAATATGATCGACCCCGCGCAGTACAAGGAGCGCACCACCCGGTTCGATTTCCAGATGACCGCCTATCGGCGCGGCATGTCGCTAAGCCCCGGCAATGAGCAGTTCGGCTATTGGGGGATCGACTCAGCTGATCAAGAAGGATCGATGAACTGGATGGGCGTGAAAAGCCCGGCGGTTGATGCGATGATTAACGCGCTGTTGGGGGCCGAAACACGCGACGGATTTCTGGCTGCGACCCGTGCGCTGGACCGGGTTCTGACCACGGGTCGCTATGTGATCCCGGTGCAGGACAGATACGCTGTCAGCCGGATCGCCCATGCCAAGGAACTGACCTATCCCGACACATTGCCAATCTATGGCGACTGGCTGGGCTTTCAGCCCGATGTCTGGTGGTGGGAGGATAAGTGA
- a CDS encoding phage portal protein — MNLWPFKRKPDLEQRASLGVTLDYMTHRRKQVLTDAGVPLTATVGTAVHYWQSAFAMLSDDTNTLRPDVLAQIGRDLNMKGESVWHIRADGSALDLHPVAYWDELGNGRYHLHIARVNTTETVKALAGEVLHLKINTDPVQPWKGRSPWQMMGLTPTLLSEIEATFSTATTYAGKGILPFPSAVSEEQKGKAISGLQSGALAVLTSKADYAQQTGGHQSEWRRVDLSADLQKTDFAEISRDLHIRLLTGCGIPPALMTENGNASAMREAYRLFVLQTVQPLARQCMPELTAKLGLTSLTTDDMMSADVAGRARAVGILTGAGVELSKALKMAGWEND, encoded by the coding sequence ATGAACCTCTGGCCCTTCAAGCGCAAACCCGACCTCGAACAGCGTGCCAGCCTTGGCGTGACCCTCGACTATATGACGCACCGCAGAAAGCAGGTGTTGACCGATGCAGGCGTTCCCCTGACCGCTACCGTGGGCACCGCCGTGCATTACTGGCAAAGCGCCTTCGCCATGTTGAGCGATGACACCAACACGCTGCGCCCTGACGTGCTGGCACAGATTGGCCGTGATCTGAACATGAAGGGCGAAAGCGTCTGGCACATTCGGGCCGATGGCTCTGCCCTCGACCTGCACCCCGTGGCCTACTGGGATGAACTGGGCAACGGACGCTATCACCTTCACATTGCCCGCGTGAACACCACCGAAACCGTGAAGGCGCTGGCCGGGGAGGTGCTCCACCTCAAGATCAACACAGACCCGGTGCAGCCTTGGAAGGGCCGCAGCCCTTGGCAGATGATGGGCCTCACCCCGACGCTGCTGTCAGAGATTGAAGCGACCTTCTCGACTGCCACCACCTACGCAGGAAAAGGCATTCTGCCGTTCCCCTCTGCCGTCTCCGAAGAACAGAAGGGCAAGGCAATCTCTGGCCTGCAATCCGGGGCCTTGGCTGTGCTGACCTCCAAAGCCGACTACGCGCAACAGACCGGCGGGCATCAAAGCGAATGGCGACGGGTGGACTTGAGCGCCGATCTACAGAAGACCGACTTTGCCGAAATCAGCCGCGATCTGCACATTCGCCTGTTGACCGGCTGCGGCATTCCTCCTGCCCTCATGACGGAGAACGGCAACGCCAGCGCCATGCGGGAAGCCTATCGCCTGTTTGTGCTGCAAACCGTCCAGCCCCTTGCCCGTCAGTGTATGCCCGAACTCACCGCCAAGCTGGGCCTGACCAGTCTCACCACTGACGACATGATGAGCGCGGACGTGGCGGGCCGTGCCCGTGCTGTCGGTATCCTGACAGGGGCAGGTGTAGAACTCAGCAAGGCCCTGAAAATGGCAGGGTGGGAAAATGACTAA
- a CDS encoding patatin-like phospholipase family protein has product MAKPVRINLALQGGGAHGAFTWGVLDRLLEEPEIEIAAISGTSAGALNGAAVKAGMLSGGTEAAKDNLDWVWEQIGALKDEAFPEWIQAWLPQPEFISKSLEYSLPYSLGDAMTRMISPYAWGPLYQNPLERIVERLDFGKVCAHSEPEFFVCATQVRDGKIRVFKGAEITTQAILASACLPTMFQAVEMKDPLNGNIEPFWDGGYTGNPALFPFFEPHLPDDVVVVNINPLLRDKTPVSPPEIQNRINEISFNSALLRDLRAIEFVQRLLHSGALQEGSMKDVRVHMIGDDALMNSLSVATKSVPVPTVLAQLKAAGRRAAGTFLEHHLSDLGARQTADLRAMFG; this is encoded by the coding sequence ATGGCCAAGCCGGTGCGGATCAACCTTGCCCTACAGGGCGGCGGCGCGCATGGCGCCTTTACCTGGGGTGTGCTGGACCGGCTGCTGGAAGAGCCAGAGATCGAGATTGCCGCCATTTCCGGCACCTCTGCGGGCGCGCTGAATGGCGCTGCGGTCAAGGCTGGCATGCTGAGCGGCGGCACGGAGGCCGCCAAGGATAACTTGGATTGGGTCTGGGAGCAGATCGGCGCACTCAAGGACGAGGCATTTCCGGAATGGATTCAGGCCTGGCTGCCGCAACCCGAATTTATCAGCAAGAGCCTGGAGTATTCGCTGCCCTACAGCCTTGGGGATGCGATGACGCGGATGATTTCACCCTACGCTTGGGGCCCACTGTATCAAAACCCGCTGGAACGGATCGTCGAGAGGCTGGATTTCGGCAAGGTCTGCGCCCATAGCGAGCCAGAGTTTTTTGTCTGCGCCACTCAGGTCCGTGACGGAAAGATCCGGGTGTTCAAGGGCGCAGAGATCACCACGCAGGCCATCCTTGCCTCTGCCTGTCTGCCGACGATGTTTCAGGCGGTCGAGATGAAAGACCCGCTGAATGGCAATATCGAACCGTTCTGGGACGGCGGCTATACCGGCAATCCGGCGTTGTTTCCGTTCTTTGAGCCACATCTGCCCGATGATGTGGTGGTGGTGAACATCAACCCGCTCTTGCGGGACAAGACCCCTGTCAGCCCGCCGGAGATTCAGAACCGGATCAATGAGATCAGCTTTAACTCGGCGTTGCTGCGGGATCTGCGGGCGATTGAATTTGTGCAGCGGCTGCTGCACAGCGGGGCCTTGCAAGAGGGCAGCATGAAGGACGTGCGTGTCCATATGATCGGGGATGATGCGCTGATGAATTCACTGTCGGTGGCGACCAAATCGGTGCCGGTGCCCACGGTGCTCGCCCAACTGAAGGCCGCCGGGCGGCGGGCGGCGGGGACGTTTCTGGAGCATCACCTGAGCGATTTGGGGGCGCGTCAGACGGCGGACCTGCGGGCGATGTTCGGCTGA
- a CDS encoding ATP-binding protein, producing the protein MTFNWLKHYMPRSLYGRAALILVLPVVTLQLVVSIVFIQRHFEGVTVQMSTELAREVNLVVADLPERTNATRLRLRPVAISDESLPQTNLRRWYDFTGLVVIRELSARIPVLERIELPSNREVVLFVRKEDNLYQIALDRTRVSAANPHQLFVNMVFFGALMTLIAFLYMRNQLRPITRLAAAAEAFGKGRNLRYSPAGAVEVRAAGHAFLDMRARIERHIEQRTMMLSGVSHDLRTPLTRLRLGLSLLDDEDREPLEHDVEEMQRLIDAFLDFARVDAEVAASERTDPFDLMRRIVEDAQRGGQNVVLGDMAGEGTVMLRPRALRRAVENLVANAGRYATSCEVSVQLTERSLRLRVEDDGPGISPDSRDDALRPFVRLDPARNQDKGSGVGLGLAIAADIARAHGGVLRLGESEALGGLRADIVIAL; encoded by the coding sequence ATGACGTTCAATTGGCTCAAACATTATATGCCCCGTAGCCTGTATGGCCGCGCCGCGCTCATCCTGGTCCTGCCGGTGGTGACCCTGCAACTGGTGGTGTCGATCGTTTTTATCCAACGCCATTTCGAGGGTGTCACCGTGCAGATGAGCACCGAACTGGCGCGCGAGGTGAACCTGGTTGTGGCGGATCTACCGGAGCGGACGAATGCGACGCGGCTGCGGTTGCGCCCCGTCGCAATCAGCGACGAGTCCCTGCCGCAGACGAACCTGCGGAGGTGGTATGATTTCACCGGGCTGGTGGTGATCCGCGAACTCTCCGCCCGCATTCCGGTGCTCGAGCGCATCGAGCTACCCAGCAACCGAGAGGTAGTGCTGTTTGTCCGCAAAGAGGACAACCTGTACCAAATCGCGCTGGATCGCACGCGCGTGTCGGCGGCCAATCCGCATCAGTTGTTTGTGAACATGGTGTTCTTTGGCGCGCTGATGACGCTGATCGCCTTTCTTTACATGCGCAACCAGTTGCGACCGATCACCCGGCTGGCCGCCGCGGCAGAGGCGTTTGGCAAGGGGCGTAACCTTCGCTATTCGCCCGCGGGAGCAGTCGAGGTGCGCGCCGCTGGGCACGCTTTTCTGGATATGCGCGCACGGATCGAACGGCACATCGAACAGCGCACCATGATGCTGTCCGGTGTCAGCCACGATTTGCGCACGCCGCTAACCCGGCTGCGTCTGGGGCTGTCGCTGCTGGACGACGAGGACCGCGAGCCGTTGGAACACGACGTCGAAGAAATGCAGAGGCTGATCGACGCTTTCCTTGATTTCGCACGCGTCGACGCAGAGGTCGCGGCCTCTGAACGCACCGACCCGTTTGATCTGATGCGGCGGATTGTCGAGGACGCGCAACGCGGCGGTCAGAATGTGGTGCTGGGAGACATGGCGGGTGAGGGCACCGTGATGCTACGGCCGCGCGCATTACGGCGCGCTGTCGAAAACCTCGTGGCCAATGCCGGCCGCTATGCCACCTCTTGCGAGGTTTCGGTGCAGCTGACAGAACGGTCGCTGCGACTGCGGGTGGAGGACGATGGCCCCGGCATCTCGCCTGACAGCCGCGACGACGCCCTTCGTCCCTTTGTCCGGCTGGACCCGGCGCGCAATCAGGACAAGGGGTCCGGTGTCGGGTTGGGTCTGGCCATCGCCGCCGACATTGCGCGCGCGCATGGTGGCGTCCTGCGCCTTGGCGAAAGCGAGGCCCTTGGCGGGTTGCGCGCCGATATCGTCATTGCGCTCTGA
- a CDS encoding DUF502 domain-containing protein: MTTPFDSTNSPKRSGLLTRLRNSFLTGIVVIAPVGLTVWLIWTVVGWVDGFVWPFVPDAYQPNALLNRWMSGPDGPRVPWIFDLLDRDNDGRIEVNVRGLGVVVFLIFTVLVGWIAKGLIGRSMISFAESLVQRTPVVRSIYSGLKQLAETIFAQSERSFEKACLIEYPRTGIWVIGFISTQAKGEVAKKVLPEGELMSIFIPTTPNPTSGFLLFLPKEDVIELEMSLEDAAKLVISAGLVYPNGQDAKQALEAQFRQAS, translated from the coding sequence ATGACAACACCATTTGACTCGACTAATTCTCCGAAACGATCGGGGCTGCTGACGCGGCTGCGCAACTCTTTCCTGACCGGGATTGTCGTGATCGCGCCGGTCGGCCTGACCGTCTGGCTGATCTGGACGGTTGTGGGCTGGGTGGACGGATTTGTCTGGCCCTTCGTGCCGGATGCCTATCAGCCCAACGCGCTGCTCAATCGCTGGATGTCGGGGCCCGACGGGCCGCGCGTGCCGTGGATTTTCGATCTTCTCGACCGCGACAACGATGGCCGGATCGAGGTCAACGTGCGCGGTCTTGGCGTTGTGGTGTTCCTCATCTTCACCGTGCTGGTCGGCTGGATCGCCAAAGGGTTGATTGGCCGGTCGATGATTTCGTTCGCCGAAAGCCTTGTGCAGCGCACCCCGGTGGTGCGGTCGATCTATTCCGGGCTCAAACAGCTGGCCGAAACGATCTTTGCGCAAAGTGAGCGCAGCTTTGAAAAGGCCTGCCTGATCGAATACCCGCGTACCGGAATCTGGGTCATCGGGTTCATCTCGACCCAGGCCAAGGGCGAGGTGGCGAAAAAGGTACTGCCAGAGGGGGAGCTGATGTCGATCTTCATACCGACCACGCCTAACCCGACCTCGGGCTTTCTACTGTTTTTACCCAAGGAAGATGTGATCGAACTGGAGATGTCTTTGGAGGACGCGGCCAAACTGGTGATCTCTGCGGGGCTTGTCTATCCCAACGGGCAGGACGCCAAACAGGCGCTAGAGGCACAGTTCCGCCAAGCGTCCTGA
- a CDS encoding pseudouridine-5'-phosphate glycosidase: protein MTQFTRSAAVAKALDAGHPVVALESTIVTHGMPWPQNLEVARRVEATIREAGATPATIAVMDGELRIGLEDDQLEQLAQARQVAKLSRADMAVCMARGGTGSTTVAATMIAARLAGIEVFATGGIGGVHRGAENSFDISADLQELAQTEVTVVAAGAKAILDLPKTLEVLETLGVPVMAYGQDQLPAFWSREAGLRAPLRADTALQIAQAHRMRARLGLPGGQLIANPIPVESEIPRATLAPIIAEATRDADTHGISGKDLTPYLLQRIYELSDGRSLEANIALVLNNARLGAAIAQELSALPV from the coding sequence ATGACCCAGTTCACCCGCTCTGCCGCCGTCGCCAAGGCGCTTGACGCAGGCCACCCCGTTGTCGCGCTGGAAAGCACCATCGTGACCCACGGAATGCCTTGGCCGCAGAACCTCGAAGTGGCCCGGAGGGTCGAGGCGACAATCCGCGAGGCCGGGGCCACCCCGGCGACCATCGCGGTGATGGACGGTGAACTGCGCATCGGGCTCGAAGATGATCAGTTGGAACAACTGGCTCAGGCCCGTCAGGTGGCCAAGCTGTCGCGCGCCGACATGGCGGTTTGCATGGCCCGCGGCGGCACCGGGTCGACGACCGTCGCCGCCACGATGATCGCGGCGCGATTGGCCGGGATAGAGGTATTCGCCACCGGCGGCATCGGCGGTGTGCATCGCGGTGCCGAAAACTCCTTTGACATCTCCGCCGACCTTCAGGAACTGGCACAGACCGAAGTGACGGTGGTGGCCGCCGGGGCCAAGGCCATCCTCGATCTGCCCAAGACACTGGAAGTGCTGGAAACGCTGGGCGTGCCGGTCATGGCCTACGGGCAGGACCAACTGCCGGCCTTTTGGTCGCGTGAGGCGGGCTTGCGCGCGCCGCTGCGCGCCGACACGGCCTTGCAGATTGCACAGGCGCATCGGATGCGCGCGCGGCTTGGCCTGCCCGGCGGCCAGTTGATCGCCAACCCGATTCCGGTCGAGTCCGAGATTCCCCGCGCCACGCTTGCGCCGATCATCGCCGAGGCGACTCGCGATGCGGACACCCACGGAATCTCTGGCAAGGATCTGACGCCCTACCTGTTGCAGCGGATTTACGAACTGTCCGACGGACGTTCACTCGAAGCGAACATCGCTTTGGTGCTGAACAATGCCCGGCTGGGTGCGGCAATTGCGCAGGAATTGAGCGCCCTGCCCGTCTGA